In Gracilibacillus salitolerans, the sequence TCAAGTTGATTGCAGAAAAAATAGCAGAACTGCGTGATGTAAGCTATGAAGAAATAAGTAAGCAAACAACAGAAAATGCAAAGAGATTTTTTGGTCTAACAAACTAAGGATGCCTTTAGCGATATATGTTTCAGGCAATGTTACGGTAATGTAAACAATTTGAAATATTTCATAAAAAAGAGCAGTGGAACCCTTTGAATTCAAGGGTTTTGCTGCTTTTTTCTTTTCATAAGTCCATTTGACACTGAAAAAGGATCTTTATATAATACAACGGCGAGTAAAAAGGAGGGAAGAGTTCATGAAGCGTCTTAAAATTAGTCACATATTGAACAACAAAGACTTCGTATACGCACTTTCTTTATTTGTATTTATTGGATTTATATGTATATCATTTTATGAATTATCAAAGGCAGAAGTTACAGTTGTTCAAGCAGGTGAAGAAATGACAGTACGTACACATGCCAATACTGTCGAAGATGTCCTAAATGAACTTGCAATTGATGTGGGAGAACATGATGAACTTTCACATGAACTAAATGACCTCGTAAATAGAGAGATGAAAATCGAGCATACAATTGCAAAAAAAGTAATAGTCAGCATAGATGGAAACGAACAAACATATTATACAACTAGTGAGACAGTTGAAGAATTTCTGACAGAGCAAGATATTGAATTAACAGAAAATGATCAATTATCATTAGCAGCACATACAGAAATAGATGATAACCTTGTGATCGATATCGAAAAAGCTTTTCAAGTTACTATTAATGATGCTGGAGAAGAGCAACAGGTCTGGACAACAGGAGGATCTGTTAAAGAACTGTTAGCGGAACATGACATAGAATTAGATGAATTAGACCGTGTGGAACCGAGAGAGACCGCTTCATTAGGCAAGAGTACCGATATTGAAATTACAAGAGTAGAAAAGATAACAGATATTGAAGAGGAAAAGCAAGAATTTAGTGTGGTGAAACGTAACGATAGTTCACTGGAAAAAGGAAAAGAAGAAATTGTTTCAGAAGGTGAACCAGGTGTTATTGAAAAACATTATGAAGTAGTATTAGAAAATGGGAAAGAAGTATCCCGTGAACTTGTGAAAGAAGAAGTAAAAGAAGAAAGTAAAGAGAAAGTTGTTGCAGTTGGTACGAAGGTAAATCAACCGAAAGCAACAACAACAGCTTCTGCTAATGCAGCTTCTGATGCCGGAACTAAGACCGAAACTGTTTCTCGTAGCGGCAGTGAAGAAAAGGGAGAAACCATTTACATGAAAGCGACAGCATATAATTGGGATTGTGCATCATGTGATGGTAGAGGACTAACTTCTACAGGTTATAATTTAAAAGAAAATCCAGACGGTGTAGTAGCAGTAGATCCGAGCGTAATTCCTTTAGGTACCAAAGTTTGGGTAGAAGGCTATGGCTATGCAATAGCTAGAGATACAGGTGGCAATATCCAGGGAAATAAAATTGACCTTCATATGTCAAGCAAACAGAAAGCGGAAAGCTATGGTGTGAAAACAGTACAAGTAAAAATTGTTGAATAAAGTATAAAGCTTACCTTCCTAAGCAAAGGTAAGCTTTTTTGTGTTAAAATAAATAAAGCTATAAGAAGCAAGAATGGAGGAGCCTTTTTGAAGGTGAAAGAAATCATTGTAGTAGAAGGAAAAGACGATACCGCAAAACTAAAACAGGCATTAGATGTCGATACAATAGAAACAAATGGTTCAGCGATCAATAAAGATATATTAGAACAAATTGCACATGCTAAAAATAAACGAGGTGTCATTGTATTTACCGATCCTGATTATCCAGGTCAGCGGATTAGACAAATCATTGATCAGCATGTTCCAGGATGTAAGCATGCCTTTCTAACAAAAGAAGAAGCTATTCCAGATAGAAAACAGCATAAAAGTCTGGGAATAGAACACGCTTCATTAGAAGTACTGCGTGAAGCACTCCATCAAGTTTACGAGTTAACAGAGAATGGAGAAACAGAAATTACGAAATCAGATTTAATTCGTTTTGGTTTAATAGGTGGAAATGGATCAAGAGAGAGAAGAAAGAAACTAGGACAGCAATTAAGAATTGGACATATTAATGCAAAACAGTTATTAAAAAGGTTACAAATGTTTCAAATTGCTAAAGATGAATTTGAACAAGTGATGGAACAAATAATTCAGGAGGAACGTGCATGAGTGAGCAGAAGGCTATAGCCACACCGAAACGAACAAAAGAAATTCTTGAAAAATATGGCTTCTCATTTAAAAAAAGTTTGGGTCAGAACTTTCTCATCGATGTAAATATTTTAAGGAATATCATCCATAATGCTGGCATTACCAAAGATATGAATGCAATTGAGATTGGTCCTGGCATTGGTGCCCTTACCGAACAATTAGCAATTGCAGCAAACAAAGTTGTTGCATTTGAAATAGACGGACGTTTATTACCGATTTTAGAGGACAGTTTACATGCGTATGATAATGTAGAGGTTATTAACCAAGATATTCTAAAAGCTGATTTTGAAGAGGTATGGGAGCGAAATTTCCAAGATAATAAACCGGTGAAAGTAGTGGCCAATCTCCCTTATTACATTACAACACCTATTTTAATGCAATTATTGATGGCTAATTTACCTATCTCTAGTATTACAGTAATGATTCAAAAAGAAGTTGCTGAACGGATGGCAGCTACTGAGAATACAAAAGAATATGGATCTTTATCCATAGCAATACAATATTATACAGAAGCAAGAGTAAAAATGGTTGTACCGAAAACCGTTTTTATGCCACAGCCGCGTGTAGATTCAGCTGTTTTACACTTGGAAAAGCGTGAAACTCCACCAGTTACTGTTGACGATGAAGAGTTCTTTTTCCAATTGGTGCAAGCAAGCTTTCAACAACGACGGAAAACACTGCGCAACAATTTATCGCGGCATTTTAAAGACAAAGTTTCGAAGGCTCAGATAGAAGAAGGGTTAGAACATGTTGGAATCGATGGGACAAGACGAGGAGAATCGTTAAACATGAAAGAATTCGCTGCTTTAGCAAATTATTTTAAACAGCAAACGAAAGAAAATTCCTGAAAAATATAGGAATTTTCTTTTTTTATACATAATTTTCTTGTAAAAAGGTAACCTAAATGCATAACTTCCAAATTTTTTTATTGACAGCTTTCAATTAATATTGTTATAATAGAATATTTTTGATTGACGGTTGGACAAGAATGTAGTATAATAATATTTAGTGAGGTGGAGTGTATTGGCTAAAACATTGGTTGAAATCAAACAAGGTTTAGATGGAAATGTCGGCAAACGTCTACGAATTAAAGCAAATGGTGGAAGAAAGAAAACCATTGAGCGTTATGGAACATTATCAGAAACATATCCTTCCGTTTTTATCGTTGAACTTGATCAAGATGAGAATGCATTTGAGCGGGTATCTTACAGTTATGCAGATATTCTCACTGAAACAGTTGAATTGAACTTTACGGAAGAATTAGAAGCGGTAGCAGGGGAGCAGTAAACTTTGTTTGCTGCTTTTTTTAATGGATAAAGAAAGCGCTATGAAAATTTTAATTAGTGCGCAGTTTTTATCTTATTCAAATTAAGTAATATAATTCAGCGATTGTTTCATTATTTTTAGTCGGCGAACGGAAGTATTTGCTAATCCAGTCTCCATTTAAGCAAATAGAGAGCCAACAAGAGTCTTTATCCCTTTTATTACCTTGTATCATAAAAGCAAAAAAACATAAAATAGGAGTGTCGTAAAACACGACAGAAAGGGAGTATCTTCAATGGGTCGAAGAAGAGGATTAATGTCCGATCGGTTTAAAGAAGAGCTTGCTAAAGAATTAGGATTTTACGACACTGTGCAAAAAGATGGTTGGGGCGGAATTACCGCACGAGATGCAGGTAATATGGTGAAAAGAGCAGTACAAATGGCAGAAGAGAGTTTAAATAAGGACAAAGTCTAAGACTTTGTCCTTTTTGCGCTTTTATTTGCTTTTATGGTATCTTTACATAAAGTAAAATTCTGAATATAAAATTGTCAGTAGGTGAGCGACTTTGTATATTATAGAAAAAGCCCCAGCTAAAATAAACTTAACATTAGATGTCCTTTATAAGCGGTCAGATCAGTATCATGAAGTTGAAATGGTAATGACCACCGTTGATTTAGCCGATCGCATCGAATTCTTTTTGATAGAGGAAGATAAAATAGAGGTGGCATCGGAAAATCGTTTTGTTCCAAATGATGAACGGAATTTAGCATATCGAGCGGCAAAACTGCTGAAGGAACGTTATGATGTCAAACAAGGGGTATACATTAAAATAGATAAACAAATTCCAGTTGCAGCAGGACTTGCGGGCGGAAGCAGTGATGCTGCTGCAACATTAAGAGGATTAAATCGTTTATGGGAACTTAACATAACCTTACGTGAGTTAGCTGTTTTAGGAGCAGAGGTTGGTTCAGATGTATCCTTTTGTGTGTATAATTCCACAGCTCTCGCAAAGGGGAGAGGGGAAACCATTATAGAATTGCCAGCACCACCTCAATGTTGGGTGATCTTAGCTAAACCAGCTCAAGGTGTTTCTACACAATCCGTGTATCAATCTCTACAATTGAATGATATAGAGCATCCTGATACAGATGGAATGGTTCAAGCAATTAAACGATCTGATTATCAAGGAGTTTGCAACAGGCTAAAAAATGTATTGGAAACAGTAACCTTACCTAAAAATCCAGAAGTGGAACAAATAAAAGAACAGATGTTACGGTCCGGTGCGGATGCTGTATTGATGAGTGGGAGCGGTCCTACAGTATTTGGCTTAGTTCAACAAGAG encodes:
- a CDS encoding small, acid-soluble spore protein, alpha/beta type, with amino-acid sequence MGRRRGLMSDRFKEELAKELGFYDTVQKDGWGGITARDAGNMVKRAVQMAEESLNKDKV
- the rnmV gene encoding ribonuclease M5; translated protein: MKVKEIIVVEGKDDTAKLKQALDVDTIETNGSAINKDILEQIAHAKNKRGVIVFTDPDYPGQRIRQIIDQHVPGCKHAFLTKEEAIPDRKQHKSLGIEHASLEVLREALHQVYELTENGETEITKSDLIRFGLIGGNGSRERRKKLGQQLRIGHINAKQLLKRLQMFQIAKDEFEQVMEQIIQEERA
- the ispE gene encoding 4-(cytidine 5'-diphospho)-2-C-methyl-D-erythritol kinase; the protein is MYIIEKAPAKINLTLDVLYKRSDQYHEVEMVMTTVDLADRIEFFLIEEDKIEVASENRFVPNDERNLAYRAAKLLKERYDVKQGVYIKIDKQIPVAAGLAGGSSDAAATLRGLNRLWELNITLRELAVLGAEVGSDVSFCVYNSTALAKGRGETIIELPAPPQCWVILAKPAQGVSTQSVYQSLQLNDIEHPDTDGMVQAIKRSDYQGVCNRLKNVLETVTLPKNPEVEQIKEQMLRSGADAVLMSGSGPTVFGLVQQESRADRIYNSLRGFCEEVYVVRLLGNRQ
- the veg gene encoding biofilm formation stimulator Veg gives rise to the protein MAKTLVEIKQGLDGNVGKRLRIKANGGRKKTIERYGTLSETYPSVFIVELDQDENAFERVSYSYADILTETVELNFTEELEAVAGEQ
- the rsmA gene encoding 16S rRNA (adenine(1518)-N(6)/adenine(1519)-N(6))-dimethyltransferase RsmA translates to MSEQKAIATPKRTKEILEKYGFSFKKSLGQNFLIDVNILRNIIHNAGITKDMNAIEIGPGIGALTEQLAIAANKVVAFEIDGRLLPILEDSLHAYDNVEVINQDILKADFEEVWERNFQDNKPVKVVANLPYYITTPILMQLLMANLPISSITVMIQKEVAERMAATENTKEYGSLSIAIQYYTEARVKMVVPKTVFMPQPRVDSAVLHLEKRETPPVTVDDEEFFFQLVQASFQQRRKTLRNNLSRHFKDKVSKAQIEEGLEHVGIDGTRRGESLNMKEFAALANYFKQQTKENS
- a CDS encoding G5 and 3D domain-containing protein, yielding MKRLKISHILNNKDFVYALSLFVFIGFICISFYELSKAEVTVVQAGEEMTVRTHANTVEDVLNELAIDVGEHDELSHELNDLVNREMKIEHTIAKKVIVSIDGNEQTYYTTSETVEEFLTEQDIELTENDQLSLAAHTEIDDNLVIDIEKAFQVTINDAGEEQQVWTTGGSVKELLAEHDIELDELDRVEPRETASLGKSTDIEITRVEKITDIEEEKQEFSVVKRNDSSLEKGKEEIVSEGEPGVIEKHYEVVLENGKEVSRELVKEEVKEESKEKVVAVGTKVNQPKATTTASANAASDAGTKTETVSRSGSEEKGETIYMKATAYNWDCASCDGRGLTSTGYNLKENPDGVVAVDPSVIPLGTKVWVEGYGYAIARDTGGNIQGNKIDLHMSSKQKAESYGVKTVQVKIVE